A window of Rosa rugosa chromosome 7, drRosRugo1.1, whole genome shotgun sequence genomic DNA:
TGTAATCATGTACACCTTTATGTTTAATTTTGCCAAGGAGCAAAAAGACTTGGGTCCAAAGCTGTTTCTAGCATGGACAGGCTGGTGAGCTAGGATTATTATTCATTTTTTCTAGTTTTATTTAACTAACTACGTACTCAATCACGCTTTTGTGATCTTGTCTTATTCCACAATTCAATTTGGCTTATATATTCTTCTATGAAATGGGTTGACTGAGCTTAATTTTCTGACAATACTTAATTTTCTTGTAGGGTATGTGTATGGACAGCAGCGTTGCTGTTCTTATTGGCTATTTTGGGTGCTTGTTCCATTATAAACAGATTCACCCGTGTAGCTGGAGAACTGTTTGGCCTCCTTATTGCTATGCTCTTCATGCAGCAATCCATTAAAGTAAGAATACCTGCAACTTTTGGTGCCCTTTGGTACATTGGAGTTGAATTGAACCTTGGAATAGGAATCTCCATTCAGTTGTTTGGTGGCTAAAAAGAACATAACAATGCAACTTTACTGTCATAGGATGAGTATTTGATTATTAGAGTTTCATCGATAAATATTACTAAAAAGAAGTAGACCTGAACAATTTGATCATGACCATGATTGTTTGCAATTGTGATATTCAAGGGACTTGTGGAGGAGTTTCGCATACCACAAAGAGAAGATACAAGTTTAGCAGAGTTTCTTCCTTCATGGAGGTTCGCAAATGGGATGTTTGCTTTGGTATTGTCATTTGGCCTTCTTCTCACTGCATTAAAAAGTCGGAAAGCAAGGTCTTGGCGCTATGGCTCTGGTAAGTAGCATACATTTAGAATCCATCTTATTCAGTCTTGTTAATTAATGCAATCAGTTAAATAGATTAGCCTTGTGTCATTTTATGTAATCATACAAACATCTTTTGCACAGGTTCGCTTAGAGGCTTCATAGCAGATTATGGAGTGCCACTTATGGTTCTAGTCTGGACTGCTGTATCTTACATACCAACTAGTAGTGTTCCGAAAGGAATCCCACGACGGCTCTTTAGTCCAAATCCATGGTCACCTGGTGCATATGAGAATTGGACTGTCATTAAGGCATGTGATCTGATAGACTTTCTCTGTATTTGGTTAGCTGAATGGCTGCCTTGTGCCAGTTAATTACTTGAGACAATTGAAGCTGATGatgaatttatttgtttaatctTCAATTATCTCACAGCAAATGCTCGATGTTCCGGTCCTTTATATCATTGGAGCTTTCATTCCAGCAACAATGATTGCAGTGCTTTATTATTTCGACCACAGTGTAGCATCCCAACTTGCTCAGCAGAAAGAGTTCAATTTGAGAAAGCCATCTTCTTACCATTATGACTTGCTTCTTTTGGGGTTTCTGGTATGCAAAGGCAAAATTGCACTTGATTTCCTCGTTTTCAATTTATTGTTCGagttgatgtttttttttttctctatttttgatAATCAACCGGAAAGTCTCATATCTCTTGTTATTTTTTGGCAGACCTTAATGTGTGGTCTGCTAGGAATTCCTCCATCAAATGGTGTCATTCCACAGTCACCAATGCATACTAAGAGTTTGGCTACTCTTAAACACCAGGtaatcacacaacaaaaaatACAGCCTCCCTGTTTCTcctttaatttctatttttctattattgttcccttttattattattttttgccacttcttcttcttagaaTGATATTTGCTTGTACAGTTGCTTCGTAATAAACTTGTAGCAACAGCACGCAAAAGTATGAGAAAGAATGCTAGCTTGGGACAGCTGTATGGAAATATGCAAGAAGCCTATCATCAAATGCAGACTCCTTTGATTTACCAGGGTGCCTCATCTAAGGTATTGACAGAATTATTATTTGTATATAAATATCTTGCAGTTGTAAGTTTTTCAAAATATTAACCTGCAGCTTCGTTTGCAAATTGAGGCCACAAAGCCGTACTTAAGAATTTTTTGAAGTCACTACGAAATGATTATCTTGATCTCTAAATCAAACATTTATGTATGGCACTTGAACAGGGACTGAATGAGTTAAAAGAATCAACTATCCAGGCAGCTTCAAGTATGGGAAACTATATTGATGCGCCAGTTGATGATACAGTGTTCGATGTGGAGAAAGAGATTGACGATCTATTACCTGTTGAGGTGAAAGAACAGCGTCTTAGTAACATACTTCAAGCTATACTGGTCGGAGCATGTGTTGCAGCCATGCCTATACTAAAAAAGATCCCAACCTCTGTCCTTTGGGGCTACTTTGCCTTCATGGCGATTGAAAGCTTACCCGGTAACCAATTTTGGGAAAGGATCTTACTGCTCTTTACTGCTCCCAGTAGAAGATTCAAGTAAACCTTCAAATCCTCTTTCACTTGCTTCATACATGTATACTTTCCCTTCCTTTTCATTGCTTGACATACATGAATTTCGTCATTTTACCTGTAGAGTCCTCGAGGAGTACCATGCAACTTTTGTAGAAACTGTGCCTTTCAAGACAATTGTGATGTTTACAATTTTCCAAACCGTATACTTGCTTATATGTTTTGGGCTTACATGGGTTCCAATTGCCGGGGTCATGTTTCCATTGATGATCATGCTGTTGGTTCCTGTGAGACAATACTTTCTGCCCAAGTTTTTCAAAGGAGCTCATCTTCAGGATTTGGATGCAGCAGAGTATGAAGAGGCTCCAGCTTTACCATTTAATCTTGCAGCGGTATAACTAACTTATCTTTCAACTAGTTTCCCTTTCAAACTTACAATTTTCACATCATTGTACAAAAATTCATCTTCTCATGTGTTTGATGTGCCAAGCAGGAGACAGAGCTGGGAGCTGGAGCTTCCTATGCAGGAGATGCAGAAATACTAGATGAGGCTTTTACCCGAAGCCGAGGTGAGTTTAAGCATGTGAGCAGTCCTAAGATCTCAAGTACAACTTCAACACCAGCTAATGCCCCCAAAAGCCTTGAGAGTCCACGTGTCTCCTTCAGTCCTCGAATAAGTGAGCTAAGAGGAGTGCCAAGTCCTCGTTCTGGCGGAAGAGGGCCACATAGTCCAAAGACTGGAGAAGCGAAGCCTTCCATTCTGGGGAAGAGTCCTAGTGGTAGCAACACGACATCATAATACCTGCACATTATGATCCCACCTTCAATTAAGAAGTTTTTAGATGGCTTTCACCACTTGCGCCAATTGTTGCTTTGTTTTgtcttgttttttctttgctttgttTGGCTTTGTTGTAAAGAGCTTTTCCTTGTTTTGCTTCCTTGTCCTAAGAGGGACTTGTAATCATAGCATATATTAGCATTGTGTTCATTTCTTGTAACAATTATATTAGATTACTAGTGTATGTAGTTCCCTCTGACTCATGTACCTTCTTCCAAAAGAGACTACTGTTAAGAAATGTACATGGATTCTGAGTCCCTCATCAATTGTTCTctacaatctctctctctctgtaacaAGTGCCAGAAATTGACACAAAAACAGCAAGTTCCCTTCTAATAATAGTAGGTTGGCTAATGATAGCTTCTTTTTCGCGCACTTTGGCTGGCTGAGATTGCCACGGCGGTCGTCGGAACCCAACAGATGGGCCATTGTTGCTATCATTTCGAAAGAAACACACACTCGGTGATTCAAATCGAAACAAAATAGGAGCTTTTGTTGTTGTCATCTATCATGACAGAAAAAGAAGTGGAGATTGTTCCTTCTAGACTCTAAAGCTAGCAGCGATCAAGTGACTTGAACCAGAAGAGATGGGGTCCCTCTCTCCTACGGTCCTACCTACATTCTCAATTGCAAAGATGAATGAATGTAGTTGACCGAAAAAAAGATGAATGAATGTTGGTGGTAGAGGAGGGTGCTGTTGTGACATTGACTAGGGGGTGGCATTAAGAGCTTGTAAAGTCCCTTTCGAATGATTATAGTATCTTTGTCTTGGTGTGTAATTCAAGGAAAAGATCCAAACCAAAAGCTCAGCATAAATTTCGACTCTCTCTTTAGTCCTACTTGTTATAATGAAGATGTAAACTAGGGTTGGCGGTGACGATTTGACATGTTAGTTGACCAGAGCAATATTGAGATCTACAATTTCTGATCAAAAGTTCTATTGCATGCGTTACGCCTAAACgtatataattatatgtgagCGTACAAAGCTGCTCTCTTCCAAATTTCCTGATACATGTGcctgctaaaaaaaaaataaataaataaaaggaaaaggaaaaacaatgCACTTTATTTGTTgagagagaaattttattcacacatatCAATATACTTAATATACACAcccgtaatttttttttgtcaaatattATCATCAAACTTCCTATTATATCCTCATTTTACATTAAAA
This region includes:
- the LOC133721234 gene encoding boron transporter 1-like gives rise to the protein MEETFVPFRGIKNDLRGRLMCYKQDWTGGFRAGYRILAPTTYIFFASAIPVISFGEQLERSTDGVLTAVQTLVSTAVCGIIHSIIGGQPLLILGVAEPTVIMYTFMFNFAKEQKDLGPKLFLAWTGWVCVWTAALLFLLAILGACSIINRFTRVAGELFGLLIAMLFMQQSIKGLVEEFRIPQREDTSLAEFLPSWRFANGMFALVLSFGLLLTALKSRKARSWRYGSGSLRGFIADYGVPLMVLVWTAVSYIPTSSVPKGIPRRLFSPNPWSPGAYENWTVIKQMLDVPVLYIIGAFIPATMIAVLYYFDHSVASQLAQQKEFNLRKPSSYHYDLLLLGFLTLMCGLLGIPPSNGVIPQSPMHTKSLATLKHQLLRNKLVATARKSMRKNASLGQLYGNMQEAYHQMQTPLIYQGASSKGLNELKESTIQAASSMGNYIDAPVDDTVFDVEKEIDDLLPVEVKEQRLSNILQAILVGACVAAMPILKKIPTSVLWGYFAFMAIESLPGNQFWERILLLFTAPSRRFKVLEEYHATFVETVPFKTIVMFTIFQTVYLLICFGLTWVPIAGVMFPLMIMLLVPVRQYFLPKFFKGAHLQDLDAAEYEEAPALPFNLAAETELGAGASYAGDAEILDEAFTRSRGEFKHVSSPKISSTTSTPANAPKSLESPRVSFSPRISELRGVPSPRSGGRGPHSPKTGEAKPSILGKSPSGSNTTS